ACTTAGGAGGCTTTAACCCATACTTACTGGCTGCAGAAGATATAGATATATACCTTCGGGTATTGAGCCGCGGAGGTTCTATGCAGCCCTTCGACTCAACACTGTATTGCTTTGCTAGGAGAACTCTGAGTGCATGGCTAAAGCAGGCCATAGTATGGGGATATGGAAAGGAAGTATTAATGCAAGCCTATCGGAGTAGTTCTCCTGTACAAAACTTGAAAACGCGGTGGATATCTAGTGGAATTGATAATCCTATACGCAATTTAATTGTTCATACATTATTAATGACGTTTTCATTACTAACGAAGAGCGTAAGTGTTTGTGGCGTTTTAGGCCTATTCATGCCGTTAGTTTATATTTACCGTCGTGCTGGCTACGTCAAGGGTTACTTATGCGCGCTGAAGCAACGCCGAAAATACGCGTAGGGCGCATCTCTCAATGGATGGAAATAGATACATAACGATTGTAATCCCTACACATAATTCAGAGGGAACGCTACCTAAGGTTCTAGACTCGCTTGCCAGCATGGATTACGATAAGAGCCTTCTAAAGGTGGTTATTGTCGATGATGGCTCGAACGATAGAACTCTGGAGATCGCTGAAGACTTTAGGCAAAGGAGGCTCCGACTATTTCACTCAGTGGAAGTCATCAGAATAAACGAGAGAGTTACCACATCTAAAGTACGTAACGAGGGGGTGAAAAGAGCCATGCCTGGTTCTCACCTTATGTTTCTAGATAGTGATGTTATTTTAAAACCTACAACTCTCACCGAATTACTAAGCTTAGCCGAAAATGACCCAAGGGTGGGAGCTGTAGGTGTGCTATACCTAACCTCAGACCCCTCAATCTTTGAGAAAGCCATGTATTTTAGGTACATGGGGAAGGTTTCTGAAGGACCCGCAGGGACAGGAGCATTACTCGTTAAGAGGGAGGTTCTTGAAAAAGTAGGACTCTTCAACGAAAGTCTAGGCTACCCAAGGACAGTATATGAAGACCTCGAGTACGTGTTGAGGATCCGCAGGGCTGGATATAAAGTGCTCATAGATGGTAGAAGCCCCTTACTTCACCTCAAGCCTTTGCAAAGAAGTAATCAAGGAAGAAAGAGAGGATTTACGAGTTTAGCGGACGCGATGAGGCATTACCTCACGTATTTTAGCTTTACTAAAGCTCACGCGTTATCTAAAGCACTCAAAGCCGCACCCATAGTATATAAGCTAGAGTATGTCGCATATGCAGCGACGTCAATTACGTTACTAGCAATGAGCCTATTTTCTCCGTGGCTGTTTCTTCTAACAACGTCTTTGCTCTTAGGCGTGGCCTCTTTCTACTCAGTAATTTCGTACAGAGGGAGGTTAGGTATGATGCTCAGGATGCTGGCAGGACCAGCGATTTTAATTAGTAGATTGCTGAGAGCCTTAACGCTAACGCTATTCATGATTTACCTCACTTTGTACTCTTCATTAAAACCAGTCCTGCATAGGTTAACTAATAAGTGATATTATTTCTATGGGAATCCGCAAAATTTCCACCCTAACTTTCAAAGAGAGAATAAGGCACTTTATATGGCGTAACGGTAAGGAGTTCTTAGTAACGCTTCTCCTAATTATAAACCCTGCATTTGTTGCCCGTTGATTCAGTTTTTCTAAAGCCTACAGACCAATAATACGTAAAGCGATCTCTAGCTTCCATGCTTTTACACGTTTAATTATTGTTCTATCAAGAGTAATACGTGTTAACGAAGTGTCGATAAAGAGGTTAAATACATGCCTTTATCTAATCTCAACCATTAAAGGAAGGTTTATTATACCTAACATGGATGCCTTGGGGATGTTTTACCATATATATGTATCGAAAGACTATGAGAAGCTTGTAAAACCGGAAAGGGGTGATATAGTTTTTGACCTTGGGGCACACGTTGGTTTTTTACTGTAAGAAGTGTTAAAGATAGAAAGGCTAGGTATATCATCGCCGTAGAGCCAGAGCCCAAAAACGCGCTTGCGCTTTACTTTAACGTTTTATTAAATAATATCCAAGAAAACGTAGAAATTATGAGGGTTGCTGCAGGAGATAGTGATGGAGTGAGTAAACTATATTTACATGATTTTTCATTCATGCATTCAATGAAGGTTGCTAAAGATATTAATAGATCTATTGACGTAAAAGTAGTAACTACTGGCAGCCTTGTTAAATTTATAAAACTACCTCGTGTTGACTTTATTAAAGTGGACGTAGAAGGTATGGAATTAGAAGTTTTAAGTGGCTGTAAATATACTATAGAAAGATTTAAACCTAGTTTAATAATAGAGGCAAATAAGAATAACCTGAGAGAAGTTTTAATTTTGACGGAGAATGCGAGAATGGCTGAGCCTTGTATGAAATAACGTCTTTTCGCTTCAACTAAACAAAAAGTTTATAAAGTTTATCTTAGAGAGAAGGCTATGGTTCTACTCCATAACGTCGCCTATAAGGCCATAAAGTCCATGCCCCAAGTCTATTTGCCAACGCAATTAAGTAGCCTAATTGATAGGTTAGATCCTCGCTGGACTCGACGTCTCTACCCTGCTATTATTGGCCCTCGTGCTGCATCCTCTATGATAGTTGACTATTTTGCTGATGGCCCAGAAGTTCTTGAAGTGTTTGTCCCTGAGCCAGGGCAAACCGTAGTAGATGTTGGCGCGCATGTGGGTGCGTACACTATTCTATCAGCCAAGCGCGTAGGTGAAGTCGGAAAAGTAATAGCTATCGAAGCGCACCCTGACAACTATAAGGTGCTTTTAAAGAATTTAATGCTTAATGGGCTTAGGAACGTGATTCCAGTAAACATTGCGGTCTCAGACTGTGAAGGCTACTTGAGGCTATATTCAGGAAAAGATGCGGAAATACGTCCATCGGGGTGGCACTCAACGATCCCCAACCATGTATATGTGTGTAGAGATAGTTACTTAGTAGTTCCATGCACAAAACTAGATAGCCTGCTGACAAAGATTGGTGTGGAGGACATTGATTGGATTAAGATGGATGTTGAAGGTGCTGAATTAAGCGTATTGAAAGGAGCAAAGAATACCCTAATAACTAGCCGTCAACTGAGGATAGTTTTAGAAGTACACACTAACTATAGGGAAGTAATATCTTTCCTGAAAAACCTTGGCTTTAATATAAGCACCGTATCAGTTCACAAAGACGGCAGAGAGCACATCCTAGCCATAAAGGAAGAATTGATTAAGTCAAACATGCACCAACCCTTATGATCGCGCATGAAAACAACCTCTTTTAGAATTGAATGAACACGTTTAAACGTTTATCTGCCAACTCCCTGCATAATTAAAGCCAAAGATTAGTGGGCTAATCATGTTCACTGCTTATATTTCCCAAGTTCTATTGAGGGACGTTCATTAGTTGTATAGAGGGTCAGTCTGTAACAAGGTTTTAGTTGTATCTGAGCAATGGTGGCCTGAGGGTACGGGTGGGATCTTAGCTTCCCACCTCATAGCCCAAGATCTCCGAAGCGCAGGGTTTAGGCTAACGGTCGTGCATGGCACTAAGGGGCCTATAAAAGTTGATGGTGCTAACTACATCTATTCAGGTCTTTTGGGCGCTAGGAATAAGCATGGGCTTTGGGCCAATTGCTTAATCCTCGCTAAGAAAGCGTGGTTTCTTAAGGAGTTACGTAAGAGCGATGTTGTTTACATCCCCAGGTACTGCTATCCCATAGTACCCCTGGCTAAGAAACTGGGTAAGCGTGTAGTCGTCCACCTCCACGATTACCAGCCAGTATCCTATAATTCCGTCGTCCTTTACGGTCGAGGGGCACGCAGCAGTTTTTCTAAGTGGCTTAATGTGATAGACTTTGAGGTTCTTGAGCACGAGAGCGTAATAAGGGCGTTGCTTGGAGCGCTTACCTCGCCCTTAAATAGGCTGTGCAGAATTTGGCTTAAGGAGGCAGATGTAATAATCTGCGTCTCTAATAGACAGGCTGATATAATCGGTAGTTTAGCTCCAGAGTTAGCGGGTAAGTTGAAGGTCGTCTATAATCCACTGCCAGGCATGCCTCTTGTCGAGAAGAGCTTAGGTAATCCGACGTTCCTATATCTAGGTGGTGACAGCTACGTTAAAGGCTTCCATATTTTTCTAAGAAGCTCTCGAAGGATCTTGGGGAAGTATCGTTCTCTGAGGTTTCTAATTGCGGGGATGCTTAGGAAGAGGGGCAGCCGATCAATTATCAGTGTATTAAATAGGAGGCATGAGAATGCTTACCGCTTATTAGGTCGCGTGCCACATAGTGAAGTATCAAAGCTTCATGCTATAAGCTATGCTCTAATATTCCCATCCATATGTGAAGAAGCGCTTCCCTACGCCGTTATGGAGTCTATGGCTGCGGGGACCCTGCCCATAGCGTCGAGGGTTGGCGGGGTACCTGAAATCGTGGAAGGATCTTTT
The Candidatus Nezhaarchaeota archaeon DNA segment above includes these coding regions:
- a CDS encoding glycosyltransferase family 4 protein; amino-acid sequence: MYRGSVCNKVLVVSEQWWPEGTGGILASHLIAQDLRSAGFRLTVVHGTKGPIKVDGANYIYSGLLGARNKHGLWANCLILAKKAWFLKELRKSDVVYIPRYCYPIVPLAKKLGKRVVVHLHDYQPVSYNSVVLYGRGARSSFSKWLNVIDFEVLEHESVIRALLGALTSPLNRLCRIWLKEADVIICVSNRQADIIGSLAPELAGKLKVVYNPLPGMPLVEKSLGNPTFLYLGGDSYVKGFHIFLRSSRRILGKYRSLRFLIAGMLRKRGSRSIISVLNRRHENAYRLLGRVPHSEVSKLHAISYALIFPSICEEALPYAVMESMAAGTLPIASRVGGVPEIVEGSFAESLLFTPGDVDELADRMESVLSMSREQILNVGLKLRERLLKRFGNEETRKKLLEVFSL
- a CDS encoding glycosyltransferase, coding for MDGNRYITIVIPTHNSEGTLPKVLDSLASMDYDKSLLKVVIVDDGSNDRTLEIAEDFRQRRLRLFHSVEVIRINERVTTSKVRNEGVKRAMPGSHLMFLDSDVILKPTTLTELLSLAENDPRVGAVGVLYLTSDPSIFEKAMYFRYMGKVSEGPAGTGALLVKREVLEKVGLFNESLGYPRTVYEDLEYVLRIRRAGYKVLIDGRSPLLHLKPLQRSNQGRKRGFTSLADAMRHYLTYFSFTKAHALSKALKAAPIVYKLEYVAYAATSITLLAMSLFSPWLFLLTTSLLLGVASFYSVISYRGRLGMMLRMLAGPAILISRLLRALTLTLFMIYLTLYSSLKPVLHRLTNK
- a CDS encoding FkbM family methyltransferase, which encodes MIVDYFADGPEVLEVFVPEPGQTVVDVGAHVGAYTILSAKRVGEVGKVIAIEAHPDNYKVLLKNLMLNGLRNVIPVNIAVSDCEGYLRLYSGKDAEIRPSGWHSTIPNHVYVCRDSYLVVPCTKLDSLLTKIGVEDIDWIKMDVEGAELSVLKGAKNTLITSRQLRIVLEVHTNYREVISFLKNLGFNISTVSVHKDGREHILAIKEELIKSNMHQPL